GAGTTTGTAGTTTTACTATTGGTCTACAGACCCTGCAAGACTAATACAATTATATTGTCTTTCAATGATCTCCTGGTTTTCTCTTCTGGCGGGGAACGTCCGGTGACTGCGCAGACTTCTGTCCGAGCCAATCAgtagcctctgattggctgcatCGGTCACAAAATGTCCCTTGCCGGAAGAGGATGTCGGGAGAACCTCAGTGGCGACACAGGCAGCAGTGTGGTGGTCTGGTtgatcttttttttgttgttgttaattcatagtttttatattATGTCGATGTCTGTGGTTGTAgatcttttaaagatttttttgttttcattgattttacatttttacttatTTGTTTGTTCCTCTTTTTTTTAGCTGATTTGCACAGAAAGTTTCGATGGTAGCGAATCGCTTGCCATCCCAATGGAAGGACACAAATCAAACCTGGAACACTACCTCAGCATGGAAAGCCATAATTACTCCCACCAGCATGGACTACACTGATCAGAGTTTtggattttattttaattttttgctttttttttttttatccatttattAAGTCCAAAGAAAGACATTTGTGCGgctaatttatttttttatatgcttTCGACAGTCCTTGGaagaaatagaagaaaaaaaaaagaagtaccgTTCAGTTACATTGCAGGTCGGACTGGGGGGGGGGAAATGCAAGAAACTGTATGTTTGTCTCAGGTTTTTTTCGGAACTGGTAACTTAAGGTACATATAATGTATATCCGTACTGGCGCAAGGGCCAGGATATGTGATCTAATATGTAAAATATCGCTGAGAAAATAataactgaaaaaaataaataagattCAGGGTACGGTCATCTTGCTTGTATTGGTCTGCTAGTGCACTCCTTGAAATAGCCTTTTTTgtgatttatttttgtttgtttgttttccatTAACCCTTTAATTCATCCACATCCAATTAATTCCGCTTGGTGACTACTGGATCTTTCTTATAATAAAAGATGACAAATTGCAGACCTATTCATTTTACCCCTCATTCCTTTGAATCATCACAGCATCGACATTATCTCATTTGTTTTGTTCCGCACGTTATTGTAGTCCACCACGTTAGCTAATGGCATGGGgaggtaaaaaacaaaaacaaaaaaaaaacaatcatgcACCATCACAATCTGTTGCACGGATCCAAATTGAATAGCTTGAATTCTGCCAGACTGCGCAAAGCCATCTCCTTCCTCTGGACCATGGACACGTTAGTACAAGCTCAGGTGGTGGTGGGTTGTAGACCCCAGACTGTGACATTCAGAAATCCAGTATCGGCAACATTTTCGCATCCATACTCCTCCCTCGCACGGCTTCTAAACTAGGGTTCTATTATATTCTATGTTTTGGTTTAGTCTGACGCTTGCAATGAGCCTACGTGGGGTGCGTGTGTAATCCCTGGAGCCACAGGCACTGggtgtaccgccaaatggtgccttCCTACAATATGATTTTATGTAGTCCTCCTCTAAAAAGCAATACTTTGAAATCCGGTATCTATTACACCTTGCCACAAATGGTTTTTCTGTAGGTTTCTTACAAAATTCGACAGGGAAAAAAAATCAGTCATATGGCAGTACAGGTGATAGGCGAGGGTGCTTGGATATATCGTATTATCCAAGCATGCCCGGGTGTCattcgagtgtcttcggtgtgccgaGTAATATGTTCAAGTTCCCGCGGCTGCATCTTTTGCGGctgttaggcaatccttgcatgtgttgcgtcTGTCTAATGGGCAATCCCGGCATTTGTTGCACAGGAGAACAGCCACGAATTAAGTCGCTGCGGGGACTCGATCATATTACTTGAGCACGCGCGCTCATGCTCTATATCCGGGCATAGTCTCTCATCATTAATTTTTGTGGTTGCTGTATAGCAGTTACACTCAAGCCTGTATTATGGTAAGATGCATGAGAATGTGAGACTCTGTACTCAAATTTTAAGTACGGTATTTATTCTAAGTCTTTGACTATAAACTCTGACTCTAAAAAAACAACCACTTACCTGCGATTGATCGGTGTGCCCATCATCAGCTTGGTGCTCACGAAAGGTTGTACTATGGTCGCCATCTTTTCTGTCATCCACGACTGAACCAGTGAATTCTTCACTAATAATTAAGTTTTCCAGACAAGAAATAAGTTCGGCAGTTAGATGTTCACTGCCTACATAACTATGACACTCTTGGGTAGAATATGTAAAATCTGCATTGTTTTTAGTCTCCGTTGATGATCCTTTTTTACAACGGTCATCATGAACCCAATCCTCCAAGGCTTCAACTTTTGGGGTTCTCAACATCTCTACAGCTCGTGGTGAACTTCCAGTTTTCGGATCCTCTCCTTGGCAGCTGTTGTCGATGAGACTATTGTGCTGTTGAACACTGATCTCTTTTAGAAGACCTTGAACTACATTTTCAGGTTTATTGGATTCCATATTGATAGACCTTCTCTCCAGTTCTCTCAACATTTTAAGGTTTTCTTTGATGGTTTCATGAATGGTGATCGAGTTTTCTAAAGTGGCTTCCTTGATTGTGGGTAACTCAAAGATCGGATGCTTGGAGTCCATCTCATACGAAGGAAGTACAACATGGTCTTCCTCTTGTTTTTCAGTCTTAATTTCCCAGTCCACACCAGAAATTATGATAATGTTCTCTGTTTTGCTTTCTACTTTCTCCAACTTTGATGCTGATTTTTGGCGGCGATGGCTCGCAGCGGATGGACTCTTCTTGCCCTTTGCTTTAGTTCTTTTGGATCTTGCACTGTTGTCTCTTGAGGAACTTGAACGAGAACTTTTTGAGGAACAACTCCTAGTGGAAGAAGCGGAGTTGGTTTCTCTACCAGAGTTGGAAGCATTGACAAAGACAGAAGGTGGGAACATTTGATACATGACCGGACCAGCGCCTTGTTGTGATGTTATCTCCAAAAACATATCACTGTATTTTATATCTTGGAAATCATGGGAAGACTTTGATCTTGGCAAAATAGAAGTATTACTTGGAGAGTTTATTTGCTTCTGTGAGTAAATCGAGAGTTGGGTTTGAGATCGTTCGATATTTCTGTTTGAACTTCCTTGTGCAGAACCGACAACTCTTTTGGACACTTTCGAAGATGATGGCACCGATGAATATACCAGAGTTGGTAAAGGAACGCTTTTCCCATTGCATCGATTGCTGTTGGACAGAGGTCTTTGTTGTTTTGTGTTATCGGGAGCAGACATGATTCTGGTCTTTCTGCTTTTTTTAGTCTTTTCGTTCTCCTTTTGGGCAAGAATATTAAAACTGTGGTTCACGTTATGCAGTAGAGAGCCAGGCTTTGTTTTTCGTTTTGTAAAAAGAGGTTTGCTTGGGGAAGAGGAAATCTCTATCTCGGGCTCCTGCTCAGAAAATGTGATGTGAACAAACGGTATGAGACTTGTTCTGGGTGTCCTTGAGAGGTCGATGGTTTTGAGCTTGGATTTCTTCTTGGTGTCATCAGTGGTTGGTGTAGCTGTTCCCAAATTTTCTTCAGTTGTCTTGTTTTTGCCGTGTTTCTCCAGTTCTGTTTCTTCTCTTGTGCATGGCGGATCGTCCATCGCGCTCGCTTGGTTTTTCCTGAAGCTTTCATGTAATTGTAAGTGCTCAATGTGTAGAGATCCATCTGCCTCTACGCAGTTTGATTGTGCTTTGTCATTAGTATGCAGCAACGTTTTCGAGCCTCGGCAGCTTATGTGTATTCTTGCTATTTCCCCATTCTCCGTAGCCTCTCCTCTTCCAGATCCAGTCCTGCCTCTGTCCTCTGCATTTTTTGATGTGTGATCTTCCCTAGAACTTTGCTGATTTTCAGAACTAATGCAACTCTCCAAACTTATCTGCACCATCTCTCTGGACAAGACTAGGTCTTCTGCGTCTTGCATCGATTTCTGAAGCTTCAGCTCATTAGGAATCTTTTCACTTCTCAAATCTGCAAGGTGGTCAGAAGGTAGAGCTGTACTTGATCTAGTGGCTTCTTTGTGCCTTGAAATGATCTTTGACAAAGGTCTGAGTTTGGCAGGGATTGGAGATCGAAAGGAAGGTGTCAGTGGTGGAAAAGTCTAAAGTAGAAGAAAAATTCAGAACATTTCAAACGGTCTCAGAAAATAAGTCTTTAAATATAAATGCATCAGAACCTCCTTTCTTTTACAGCTCACTGTTCAGCTTTACTGTGTAAACCGATACATGGTCAGCAGAGTTATCTCGTTAAAAGCTAGAAATTTAATGACCGCTTAATTCTGCAGCTCTATAAAGTATATTAACACAATCGTCATAGACAGCTCCCATGTCACTTCTTAGTCTTTGTGCTCAATATTTCTTCTGTATATTAATCTGAAGTTTGCAGCTGCCTTAAACCCTTCACGACATATGCCGTATATGTATGGCGCAAGTCTCAAGTGGATGTATGGAGCAAGCTGTGAATTGCGCTAACAATCGTGGTGGAGCCGTTCTACTCCCACGATTGTTAACCTGTcaatctgacagctgcatttaacacagGCCAGCATGGGTGTGCATCTTCCCTCTCCCCATCAGCGTGTCGGTTATGTGCtcacgggtcgccgatgggttgcttATGATATCCTGGGGTCAGCTGTTGACCCCTGTGCCTGTTATTATGGATCTCGCTTGTAACCCTACCTGTGGCCAGGCTCCAAAGGAAaccgtgatttctgctatatgcagcgATGCTGTCACATctctgtatataacacaaccgattaGACAATCGCATCTTCAAGTTCCGTAAGGAGGCTAACAACAACAgtgaaaagtataaaaaaaataaaagtaaaaataaattttaaaagttCAAATTGTCCACCTTttcccccattgaaaataaatacattttttttatatatgtggtACTGCCACATTCAGAAAAGtactatctatcaaaatataaaaactacTAACCCGATCAGTAAACACTTTAAACAGAAAAAATTCAAGAACGACAAaaattactttttctttttttggttgccgcaattccacaaaaaaaacactataacaagcgatcaaaaagtcgcATCTGTTCCAAAATGATATTACTAAAAATGTCGTCtagccctgcaaaaaataagctatcaTACAGctttatcagcagaaaaataaaaatgttaagagTCTCGGAAAATTGTGACAACCccaaaaaatttgggggcaaatttCAGCTTGTGTTTGTTTTTTACCCTCACCACTAAAACAATAAAATTGGACATGTTCAGTACACTATGTGGCTaaatgaaatgctgtcattcaaaagtacaactcgtcccgcaaaaaaacaaaacaaaaaaacaagccctcaaaggtCTACGTGAACAGAAAAATAaatgagttatggctctgggaggaagaAACGGAAACGCAAAAATGGAATTTGGCCCCGTCGTGAAGGGGTTGAAACATACAACCATTGTCGGTATCTGTGCAGGTAAACCATAAAGGAAGTGTATGCCTCCAGTATGGCCGCCCTATAAACAATATTTATAGAGGCAAAAATGCTTTTTTCTTTGACAGATTCCATTATAAAGAGATCGGTTTTCTTTCAGGAATAATCTGTTACCTTGAACGAACAACGTAACGTGTCTGACCTGTTGATAACCCAACATCTACTGGATGGAACACTGAAGGGTCTCCATACATACAAGGTCACAGGGAACTACCGGTATGTAATGTTTGGCAACTTTACAGTGTAAACGTGTACAAACATCGTACGAGACTTAGATGTGGCGTCCGCAGTCAACACATCGCTGTATGTAAGGAAACTTACCTTGCTCTCCCTAGAAGTTTCTGCTGAACCCAACCCTTAAAGACAAAAGAAAAGCATTAAGATTGGAAGTATAACCTGTCAAGTGAAGGCTGCCATGTGGCTTTCTGTATCTCGGCGCAGGGTTGCTCTCGCTTTTTCCTTTTCTGCTGTACCgtgttaataataatataataataataatttttatttatatagcgccaacatattccgcagcgctttacaaattatagaggggacttgtacatacaatagacattacagcataacagaaatacagttcaaaacagataccaagaggagtgagggccctgctcgtaagcttacaaactatgaggaaaaggggagacacgagaggtggatggtaacaattgctatagttattcggaccaggcttgggtgttcatgtaaagctgcatgaaccagttaattaattttttttttttttttaatataggccacacagggatcgttaggttaatgcattgaggcggtaggccagtctgaacaaaagagtttttagggcacgcttaaaactgtggggattggggattaatcgtattatcctaggtagtgcattccaaagaatcggcgcagcacgtgtaaagtcttggagacgggagtgggaggttctgattattgaggatgctaacctgaggtcatcagcggagcggagggcacgggtagggtggtagactgagaccagagaggagatgtagggtggtgctgagccatggagtg
The nucleotide sequence above comes from Ranitomeya imitator isolate aRanImi1 chromosome 7, aRanImi1.pri, whole genome shotgun sequence. Encoded proteins:
- the MAP3K19 gene encoding mitogen-activated protein kinase kinase kinase 19 codes for the protein MMEEEDGHNGESILLFLEAAARGDMQVITTSLSNDPRLINTPHPQTGNTALIAAAGENRTEVIAILLEHGADVTFCNFANQTAVHVADADTRAQLLAAVTRISFPQLSMMQAAWQGDLERIQHLLSAGHARYMHSRNGQGLTPVMLVLRDVDLFDSLNMGSDYRPDAVLQELLNHHVDTELLDNGGRSAVSYVSKVRSPLGQQLIDALERCGPPAGAYDEASCDLCPGTKPSLCDSPPDGFPSAATQDQSAEELSSDGIFQEILEEPPNPAADLAEEVTFQEMENFYQTQERKRPSFSRQWLTDPAAKLQPQQSTTARLPNLPPLLGKDASKLERLGLGYLVPESYCEPNILQHHLSPNPLRDIKYIKGQIWHRLGSAETSRESKTFPPLTPSFRSPIPAKLRPLSKIISRHKEATRSSTALPSDHLADLRSEKIPNELKLQKSMQDAEDLVLSREMVQISLESCISSENQQSSREDHTSKNAEDRGRTGSGRGEATENGEIARIHISCRGSKTLLHTNDKAQSNCVEADGSLHIEHLQLHESFRKNQASAMDDPPCTREETELEKHGKNKTTEENLGTATPTTDDTKKKSKLKTIDLSRTPRTSLIPFVHITFSEQEPEIEISSSPSKPLFTKRKTKPGSLLHNVNHSFNILAQKENEKTKKSRKTRIMSAPDNTKQQRPLSNSNRCNGKSVPLPTLVYSSVPSSSKVSKRVVGSAQGSSNRNIERSQTQLSIYSQKQINSPSNTSILPRSKSSHDFQDIKYSDMFLEITSQQGAGPVMYQMFPPSVFVNASNSGRETNSASSTRSCSSKSSRSSSSRDNSARSKRTKAKGKKSPSAASHRRQKSASKLEKVESKTENIIIISGVDWEIKTEKQEEDHVVLPSYEMDSKHPIFELPTIKEATLENSITIHETIKENLKMLRELERRSINMESNKPENVVQGLLKEISVQQHNSLIDNSCQGEDPKTGSSPRAVEMLRTPKVEALEDWVHDDRCKKGSSTETKNNADFTYSTQECHSYVGSEHLTAELISCLENLIISEEFTGSVVDDRKDGDHSTTFREHQADDGHTDQSQVITNPSLKDQKSDLNNSHPTANHSGLHHERSIHWIKGEVLGRGAYGTVYRGLTSQGELIAAKQVTLHGSEPAVAEKEYKKLQEEVDLLKTLKHINIVGYLGTSFDETVVTIFMEYVPGGSISSILRHFGPLQEVVISRYTSHILQGIAYLHKNRVVHRDIKGNNVMLMPNGVIKLIDFGCAKRLNGLSINGTHGELLQSMHGTPYWMAPEVISESGHGEKSDIWSIGCTVFEMATGKPPLAHMERMAAMFYIGVEKGLMPTLPDHFSRRARAFVNLCLTRDQEKRPSAEQLRQHSFVSWTS